AGGTCTGCCAAAACTGCCACGTCCATAGTCATTTCCGCGTCCGTAACTCGTATTTTCTCAACTCCTTTAGTTCAGTTGCGCCGAAGGATATGAAAACACTCACATATATACCTATGCATTAATTGTTAAGAATTATATAATTGATGTAAAGAATTATATAATGTGTAAAGTATATCTTATGCGTCAGACAAATGATTAGCCTCTTGATAAGCTAGTGGGATTCTAGCGAAATAGCAATTCAAACGCTATCGGGGTTGTCTTACTTAGATAAGAGAAAACTACTGAATAGAATAAAGATCAATCAACCTTTTGTTCTTTGGCCTAAATAGATATGAGGGGCTCCGAGTAGAAATGGTAAGGATAAATTGTGATATTTGTGGAGCTTCAAAGCCAATTCCATGCGAGAGATGTGGCATGAATGTCTGTAGGTCCCATAGAGACCAATATTTTGATGAGATATCACAGTCATTCATCCTTCTCTGTCACAACTGCGGTCGTTCGATATCTGCGACTTTACGAACTTATAGAAACAAAAGACATCGATATCGATAATATTTATCGATATGACGCAATGACTACTCTTTTGTTCTTATTGTAAAAACTTTATATACACAAAATCAAACTCCCTAAGAGAGGTGAACAGAGTTATCTTATCAATCAAATTCTTTAGATTCTATAGATAATAAATCTAGCAATATCAGCAGAAGAGACTTTTTGAAGCTTGGTACAATGGCAACCATCACAACATTTGCACTCGGAGAAATTCCGGAAGTGATGGCAGCTACAGGAGAGTACCCTCGACTTGATAGGGTTGACGATTATCTACAAGGACAGACAGTTCCCAGCATCTGCCCATACTGTGCTGGAGGTTGCGGGATTAAAGTAACGACTTTAAATGGCGAAATTATCGAGACTGAGGGTGATCCTGACCATCCAATAAATGAAGGCCATTTGTGTAGTAAACCGAGTGCGTACCCCCAGTTGATCTATAGCGAAAGGCGCCTAAAACATCCAATGAAGAGAACGAATCCAAACAAGGGTGAAAACGAAGATCCAGGATGGGTTGAAATCACATGGGATGAAGCATACGCTACAATCGCCTCCAAGATCGCAGAAGCTATGGAAAATGTACCATACAAACGTGCGAATACGACTACCGGGAAAGACGACTATTACTTCGTAGGCAAGGACTCGCCTATCTCATGGCTCGGTTCGTCATACTGGAATAATGAAGAGTGTTACCTTGGCAGGAAGTTGACGGCCTTGATAGGTTCGAACAACATCGAACATCAGGCTAGGAAGTGCCATGCATCAACTGTAGCAGCACTTGCTAATACCTTCGGCTTTGGTGCAATGACGAACCATATAATCGATGCAAAAAACTCGAAAGTCTTCCTTATAGTGAGTAACCCAGCTGAATCACATACAATGGAATTCCATTGGGTGACACAAGCGATATTGGATAATGATGCAAAGATAATAGTGATGGACCCGAGATTTAATAGGTCCGGTTCAAAAGCGGACATCTACACCAGATACAGATCCGGTTCAGAAGCAGCTATCTTCCTCGGTCTAATTAGGTACACAATTTTAAATATACGTTATAACAAAGATTTCCTTGAAACAAGAACCAATGCTCCCTACGATCTTAACGGCAACTTTTTGACTGACTGGGAGACAAACCCTGATTCGATTTTTAGCAAGTTGAAGGCTCTTGCTGAAGACTATACACCAGAAGAGGTGTATAGAATCTCTGGTATACCCGAGGCAAAATTCGATCTGATTGCGGATACATTTACAGACGTAAACAATAGACCAGGTAACATCTACTACTCTATGGGTACTACACAGCATACAAATGCAACCCAAGCGATTAGAGCACAGGCAATACTACAGCTATTACTGGGAAACATGGGTGTGCCTGGAGGCGGAGTCAACGCTCTTAGAGGAATAAGCAATGTTCAGGGATCCACAGACATGAACATGTTGATGCACTTGATCATGGGATATAGGGCACCACCAAGGGACATAGACGATGTAAGAAGATACCAAAAATGGAAAAATTCCGATCCAACCAATCGTGGCGGTGTTGGAGGAGGAGCTACCTATACGCCTAAGGATAAAATTGAGCAACAATGGGATGCTCGACACTTCCCAACTTGGAACTCACTGGAATACAACTGGGGCATGTATGTGGGTACATGGCCGGGCTCAAACCCTGATAATGAGTCGGTTGTATGTGACTTACCTGTTGGTAATGGCTACCCTATCGTCAGTATGTTTAGAAAGATGTATAACGAAGACATCAAAGTTCTTCTCTGCAACGCTGAAAATCCAGCCGTTTCATTGGCTAATGCCAAATTTGCGAGGGATGCATTGTCCAAGGTATTTTTAGTAGTCAACGAGCTCTTTGAAACTGAGACAGCCTGGTTTGCGGATATACTCCTTCCAGGAACTGTCCAAGTTGAAAGAGATGGAAGTATCACAAATACTGGTAGATGGATTCAATGGCGATGGAAGGCAATCGATCCACCAGGAGAATGCAGGCAAGAACTAGATTACCTAACTGAACTTTACCAACATATAAGAGATGATGCCGACCTTAAGCTACCTTCAGAAAGGTATAAGGATGATACAGGAAATGACACTGGATCCAGACCAGAAGATTGTTGGCCTTCTCCATATGGAAATACTGCCGAGGATATCTATAAAGAGATAGGGGCTAAAAGCCTCGATCCAAGCCTAAGGCCAGGTTACGTTACAATTCAGCCAGCAGCTAATGTCATCTACAAGAATATGTACGACCCTGGTGTCACAACTTGGAATGGAGCAGTCATCGATGGAATCTTAGCTAAGAGGCGTGACCGTACGCCGGCCGACAGTGAAGATGAGACATATGGTTACTTTAAGAACTGGTCTTTCAGCTGGATGTTGAATCAAAGAGTACTTTACAACATAAATGAGAGTAATTCAGGAGTTAACTACTTCTTCACTTGGTGGGCTCATAACGATTCAATATGGTTGGGTTACGATCATGCAGCTATATGGGCTAGACACCTTACTAAAGATGGCCTGCAAGATACAAACCCCTTGACACACGGAATACCTCTGCATAATGAACCACTCGAGAGCCCTGACAATGACCTTGCGGCAGAATATCCGACCATGTGGGGGAGCTACTATACATACTATAATGTGTATGAGGATATCAAGTCTGTTGACATAGGAGATCCAAGTGAGTACCCCTACGTACTCACAACTTTCAGATTAGCAGAACATATGCAGGCTGGTGCCTTGACGAGGAATCTACCTTGGCTCAAAGAACTACATCCAGAGGTATTCGTTGAGATAAGCCCGACCCTTGCTTCTGAGATCGGAGTGAGTAGTGGTGATTATGTGCTAATGAAGACTGCAAGGAATCCGGATGGTTCAAGGGTAAAATGCATAGTAACAGATAGAATTCAACCTATGACTATAAATGGCAAGACTATACATGAAGTAGCAATGCCTTGGCATTGGGGCTTCAAGGGTCTTAGCACAGGACTTAGTGCAAATGTTTTAACCATAGATGCCGTGGACGTCTCGGCACATATTCCTGAGGTAAAAGCTTGCTTATGCAAGGTGGAGAAAGCGTGAGGTGATGAATAATGGTTTCAATATATAATAAACCGAGTATGTTGTTTGATCTAACAAAATGCATCGGTTGTAGAGCATGTCAAGTGGCTTGTAAGAGATGGAACAATCGCCCCGCAGAGGAGACATCCTTAAGTGCTGATGCAGAGAATCAGTGGACAAACCCATCAACACTTAGCTATAAAACTTGGAGACTCGTCAAATTCAAGTTAAATTATGATGAGGACAACGATGAGATCAATTGGACTTTCATACCATGGTCTTGTATGCATTGCAACGACCCTCCATGCTTGGGAGTTTGTCCTACTAAAGCTGTATACCAGAGAGAAGATGGAATAGTTCATATTCACAGTGATAGGTGTATAGGTTGTGGATACTGCGTTCAAGCATGTCCGTATAAAGTTCGATTCTTCGGAGATGACGAATACTTTGGATTAAAATCGGTCTATAAGTGCACATACTGCTTAGATAGGCTTGATGCTGGGTTGGCAGAAACTGCTTGTGTTCAAGCATGTCCAACAGGAGCTCTTGAATTCGGAGAAAAGAATGAGATGCACGAGAAGGCAAGGGAAAGAGCGCTAGCTGTAGGAGGATTTGTATTTGGCGACGAGACAACTAGTCCAGGAGGAGAAGATATCGGCACTACATCGGTTTATGTTTCTAAAGTTCCCTTTGATGAGTTGGACTTCCCAACAGAGGAACAGAGGATTTCAGCACCATTCGTTATGGAGAGAATACTTCTTGAACGTGGAGGACTTGCGATCTTCGGACTTGGAATGCTCTCATTCATAGGATTTGCTTTATGGCGGAGAGAAAGGATAGATAAAGCTAAAATGAGGGAAGCTCTTAAGGTGTGATGTAAAATGATAGAAGAATTTCCTTGGGGATGGCCGATCGCCTTTGCCCTCTTCTTCGGGGGGCTCGGTGGAGGAGCTTTCATGTTGACGTCTGTAACAAGCTTTCTTACAAGGGACGATTTCAAGAATATCCTGAAATTCGGAGTTATTGTTGGAACTGTAAGCGCTATCTTGGCCGTAATATCATTTATGATAGACTTGGGCGCAGTTGAGCGTGCCTTATCCGTTTATTCCAACCCTAGTTCAATGATCACTATAGGGACCATGATCTTAACTATCATAATCCCACTGGGATTAGTTTACGCATCGTTCGTTCCACCAGTTCGATTGAACTTCCCTTGGTCTGGTAATATAAGGGCAAGAACCGCGATCGAAGTGTTATTATTCATATTAGGTGCAGCATTGGCTTCCTATACAGGTTTCGTTCTTGGTCTTGTAGGAAGTTCGCCTTTCTGGGGTTCTCCTTTGCTAGAAGTACTCTTCGTCCTTTCAGGTGCGTCAACAGCAATCATGGCAATCGCTCTCTTCATGACTCCTTTGTACTCATCTACAAAGATGGAAGTTGCAAAGAAAAGAATCATAGAAGCTTTACATAGACTAGATCTCGCTGATGGTCTTCTAATAATCATCGAACTAGCAATAGTTCTTACACTTGTATTTACATCGGCTTACAGTATATCAGGGGCGACAGCGGCATCTGCAAATAGTCTAATAAGTGGCTCTCTTAGCATGATCTTCTGGATAGGAGTCATTGGTCTGGGACTATTGGTTCCACTCTTGATTCTTATATTCTTGGCTTGGAAGGGAAGAAGTGCTGCATACATTCGACTATACCCACCACTACTGGCTGTAGCTTCAATCAGTGCACTCGTTGGAGGTCTCTTGATGAGATATTCAATCGTTATCGCAGGACAGATACCGATGTTCTGATGAAAAAACATATATGGTAATGAAAAAAAAGTTGGGTAGGTGAATTACATGGCGTATAGATATAGAGCAAAATTAATTCTTAAGGTACCTTTAGAAGGCGATTCAGGCATAGTAAGACTCGATACGAAGACGATGGAATATCTGGGCCTGAAAAAAGGAGATAAAGTCGAAATAACAGCAAGCTTCTGGTCTGTTCGTGGAACATATGTTTTAGCAACAGTTGACGAGCTCCCTTCCGAGGATGCAGATCAAGGAATAATTAGGCTGTCAAGTGATAAATTAGAGGACGGAAACTTCAGACCCGGCGATAAAGTAATTGTGAGTAAAGCCTAAATTTCAGTGATGTCAAAATTCGGATCTCTTGATCCGAATCCACTTTTTAATTTTTTTAAATTAAAACTCTTTAACTTTTTCTTTTTCTGCTTATTGAGTTCTTGACTCTCTTTCTTTTTCTGTTACAGTCTTCATTTCTTTTAGTAGAGAATCATATACATAAAGCAGTCTTTGCAAGTAAACAACCCATCTCTTTAGTTTATCGTCACTCTTTGGAAGGAGTACCATGGCATCCTCAGCTATGTGTCTAAAACCAAACTTTTCATAAAATCTCTCTAAATCTCTCTCACGACCGGGCTCAGGTGAGGGTATTAAGGCAATGAGAGTATCCCATTCCTCGATAATTTTCTTTACAAGCATTGATCCAATACCCTTTTTTCTATATGGTTGAGCGATTTCCATTGCATCAAGAGCCTTAGCGTTTGGAAGAGTCGGCCAGTCAACTACGATGGCAAAGCCAATTATTTTATTTCCTTGTGTTGCAACCAAAATATCGGCTCCTTCCGTTAACCTTTGCCCTAAAAACTGTCTGAGCTCACTCTTTCCTTTCTCGCCAGAAGACTCAACCCAACGTATGAAACCAGGTGTTATA
Above is a window of Candidatus Methylarchaceae archaeon HK02M2 DNA encoding:
- a CDS encoding molybdopterin-dependent oxidoreductase yields the protein MKLGTMATITTFALGEIPEVMAATGEYPRLDRVDDYLQGQTVPSICPYCAGGCGIKVTTLNGEIIETEGDPDHPINEGHLCSKPSAYPQLIYSERRLKHPMKRTNPNKGENEDPGWVEITWDEAYATIASKIAEAMENVPYKRANTTTGKDDYYFVGKDSPISWLGSSYWNNEECYLGRKLTALIGSNNIEHQARKCHASTVAALANTFGFGAMTNHIIDAKNSKVFLIVSNPAESHTMEFHWVTQAILDNDAKIIVMDPRFNRSGSKADIYTRYRSGSEAAIFLGLIRYTILNIRYNKDFLETRTNAPYDLNGNFLTDWETNPDSIFSKLKALAEDYTPEEVYRISGIPEAKFDLIADTFTDVNNRPGNIYYSMGTTQHTNATQAIRAQAILQLLLGNMGVPGGGVNALRGISNVQGSTDMNMLMHLIMGYRAPPRDIDDVRRYQKWKNSDPTNRGGVGGGATYTPKDKIEQQWDARHFPTWNSLEYNWGMYVGTWPGSNPDNESVVCDLPVGNGYPIVSMFRKMYNEDIKVLLCNAENPAVSLANAKFARDALSKVFLVVNELFETETAWFADILLPGTVQVERDGSITNTGRWIQWRWKAIDPPGECRQELDYLTELYQHIRDDADLKLPSERYKDDTGNDTGSRPEDCWPSPYGNTAEDIYKEIGAKSLDPSLRPGYVTIQPAANVIYKNMYDPGVTTWNGAVIDGILAKRRDRTPADSEDETYGYFKNWSFSWMLNQRVLYNINESNSGVNYFFTWWAHNDSIWLGYDHAAIWARHLTKDGLQDTNPLTHGIPLHNEPLESPDNDLAAEYPTMWGSYYTYYNVYEDIKSVDIGDPSEYPYVLTTFRLAEHMQAGALTRNLPWLKELHPEVFVEISPTLASEIGVSSGDYVLMKTARNPDGSRVKCIVTDRIQPMTINGKTIHEVAMPWHWGFKGLSTGLSANVLTIDAVDVSAHIPEVKACLCKVEKA
- a CDS encoding 4Fe-4S dicluster domain-containing protein — protein: MLFDLTKCIGCRACQVACKRWNNRPAEETSLSADAENQWTNPSTLSYKTWRLVKFKLNYDEDNDEINWTFIPWSCMHCNDPPCLGVCPTKAVYQREDGIVHIHSDRCIGCGYCVQACPYKVRFFGDDEYFGLKSVYKCTYCLDRLDAGLAETACVQACPTGALEFGEKNEMHEKARERALAVGGFVFGDETTSPGGEDIGTTSVYVSKVPFDELDFPTEEQRISAPFVMERILLERGGLAIFGLGMLSFIGFALWRRERIDKAKMREALKV
- the nrfD gene encoding polysulfide reductase NrfD, whose protein sequence is MIEEFPWGWPIAFALFFGGLGGGAFMLTSVTSFLTRDDFKNILKFGVIVGTVSAILAVISFMIDLGAVERALSVYSNPSSMITIGTMILTIIIPLGLVYASFVPPVRLNFPWSGNIRARTAIEVLLFILGAALASYTGFVLGLVGSSPFWGSPLLEVLFVLSGASTAIMAIALFMTPLYSSTKMEVAKKRIIEALHRLDLADGLLIIIELAIVLTLVFTSAYSISGATAASANSLISGSLSMIFWIGVIGLGLLVPLLILIFLAWKGRSAAYIRLYPPLLAVASISALVGGLLMRYSIVIAGQIPMF
- a CDS encoding GNAT family N-acetyltransferase: MMVIEINELTIKTDNKKTEKEKPIIKKLTVKDLQTLDITPGFIRWVESSGEKGKSELRQFLGQRLTEGADILVATQGNKIIGFAIVVDWPTLPNAKALDAMEIAQPYRKKGIGSMLVKKIIEEWDTLIALIPSPEPGRERDLERFYEKFGFRHIAEDAMVLLPKSDDKLKRWVVYLQRLLYVYDSLLKEMKTVTEKERESRTQ